One genomic window of Mus pahari chromosome 23, PAHARI_EIJ_v1.1, whole genome shotgun sequence includes the following:
- the Bcl7a gene encoding B-cell CLL/lymphoma 7 protein family member A isoform X2 → MRLELRSLSAFESSLFPESLKNKNKKKGKDEKCGSEVTTPENSSSPGMMDMHDDNSNQSSIADASPIKQENSSNSSPAPEPNAPVPSDGAEAKADETQADGKEHPGAEDASEEQNSQSSMENSVNSSEKAERQPSAESGLAAEPSAVSQDLEGVPPSKKMKLEASQQNSEEM, encoded by the exons ATGCGACTGGAACTCAGAAGTCTTTCTGCTTTTGAAAGTTCTCTGTTCCCGGAGAGCCTG aaaaacaagaacaagaagaagggcAAGGATGAGAAGTGTGGCTCGGAGGTGACCACTCCGGAGAACAGCTCGTCTCCAGGGATGATGGACATGCACG ATGATAACAGCAACCAGAGCTCCATAGCAGACGCCTCCCCCATCAAGCAGGAGAATAGCAGCAACTCCAGCCCCGCCCCAGAGCCCAATGCACCCGTGCCCAGCGATGGCGCTGAGGCTAAGGCTGATGAGACGCAGGCCGACGGAAAGGAGCACCCTGGAGCTGAAG ATGCATCCGAGGAGCAAAATTCACAGTCTTCGATGGAAAACTCGGTGAACAGCTCAGAGAAGGCGGAACGGCAGCCATCTGCAGAGTCAGGGTTGGCGGCAGAACCGTCGGCAGTCTCTCAG GATTTGGAAGGAGTGCCACCGTCTAAAAAGATGAAGCTGGAGGCTTCTCAACAGAACTCTGAAGAGATGTAG
- the Bcl7a gene encoding B-cell CLL/lymphoma 7 protein family member A isoform X1, producing MSGRSVRAETRSRAKDDIKRVMAAIEKVRKWEKKWVTVGDTSLRIYKWVPVTEPKVDDKNKNKKKGKDEKCGSEVTTPENSSSPGMMDMHDDNSNQSSIADASPIKQENSSNSSPAPEPNAPVPSDGAEAKADETQADGKEHPGAEDASEEQNSQSSMENSVNSSEKAERQPSAESGLAAEPSAVSQDLEGVPPSKKMKLEASQQNSEEM from the exons ATGTCGGGCAGGTCGGTTCGAGCCGAGACCAGGAGCCGGGCCAAAGATGATATCAAGAGGGTCATGGCGGCTATCGAGAAAGTGCGCAAATG GGAGAAGAAATGGGTGACCGTTGGCGATACATCCCTACGGATCTACAAGTGGGTCCCTGTGACGGAGCCAAAGGTCGATGAT aaaaacaagaacaagaagaagggcAAGGATGAGAAGTGTGGCTCGGAGGTGACCACTCCGGAGAACAGCTCGTCTCCAGGGATGATGGACATGCACG ATGATAACAGCAACCAGAGCTCCATAGCAGACGCCTCCCCCATCAAGCAGGAGAATAGCAGCAACTCCAGCCCCGCCCCAGAGCCCAATGCACCCGTGCCCAGCGATGGCGCTGAGGCTAAGGCTGATGAGACGCAGGCCGACGGAAAGGAGCACCCTGGAGCTGAAG ATGCATCCGAGGAGCAAAATTCACAGTCTTCGATGGAAAACTCGGTGAACAGCTCAGAGAAGGCGGAACGGCAGCCATCTGCAGAGTCAGGGTTGGCGGCAGAACCGTCGGCAGTCTCTCAG GATTTGGAAGGAGTGCCACCGTCTAAAAAGATGAAGCTGGAGGCTTCTCAACAGAACTCTGAAGAGATGTAG